A window of Bacillus sp. DX3.1 genomic DNA:
ACTTATTTTGTTTGTGATGGCGAATGCAGTTGCTTTTGGTTTATGGCTTGGGTTCTTGTATTCATGGATTGGATCGGTTGTTGGTGCATTAATCGTATTTTCGGTCATTCGTCGTTTTGGGCGGAGTCGCTTTTTTTCTTTTGTGAATAAGCATCCGAAAGTACGCAGCGCGATGGGATGGATTGAACGAAAAGGATTTGCGCCGATTTTTGTACTATTTTGTTTTCCGTTTACGCCGTCTGCACTTATTAATGTTGTAGCGGGTTTATCACGTATTAGTAGACGCCAGTTTGTTTTAGCATTGGCACTTGGGAAACTTGTGATGATTTTTGTATTAAGTTATATCGGATATGATTTAACCTCTTTTTTTCATAAGCCAGTGAAAACAATTATTGTAATTGGCGTCATCTTTATTTTATGGTATGTCGGCAAGAAAATTGAAGTAAAGTTAGAACTACATTGAGACTAGTCTTCACTGTGAATGCAACTCCATTATAGAAAAAAGTAAGGGGAGATGCAGATGAAGCGAACGTTGAAAAAGGAAAGCTTAGAGTGGATGAGAACCATTTTTATAGGTGTGTTATTAGCTGTGTTTTTCCGAGCGTTTTTCTTTTCAACGTATGTGGTAGAGGGGAAGTCGATGATGCCGACCCTTCAAGATGGCAATATGCTTGTCGTTAATAAAGTGAGCTACCAAGTAGGGGAATTGAATCGATTTGATGTTGTGGTGTTTCATGCGAATAAGAAAGAAGATTACGTCAAGCGGATTATTGGTTTACCAGGCGATCATGTTGCATATAAAAATGATAAGCTCTACATAAACGGTCAGTTTATTGAAGAGCCCTATTTAGAAACATATAAGAAACAAGTGGAAGGCAGACGGTTGACAGGGGATTTCACGTTAGAAGAACTAACGCGGGAAAAGGTTGTCCCGAAAGGATACATTTTTGTTATTGGTGATAATCGTTTAGGGAGCTGGGATAGCCGTCACTTCGGCTTTGTAAAAGCGGATACAGTTGTCGGGAAAGTGGACTTGCGATATTGGCCAATTAATGAGGTGCAAACTAATTTTTCCAAAGGGTAATTAGAATTGCTTTTTATAATAGAGGAAGTTCAAAAAGTCCGGTAAAGATAGCAGTCGCATTTCTTCGTTACGTCGCCAGTCCGGTACTCATGTAGTTCCAGCTACACTCCGTATCCTCCTGGCTTCCGCGCCTCGAACTGCTCGGCTCTCTTTATCCTCCTTTTTGAACACGAACTAGAGGAAGTTCAAAAAGTCCGGTACCCATGTAGTTCCAGCTACACTCCGTATCCTCCTGGCTTCCGTACCTCGAGCTACTCGGTTCTCTTTATCCTCCTTTTTGAACATGTACTTATAGGGAAAAAAAGACAAGCAGTCGCTGTTTGTCTTTTTTCTTGTCGTATAATACAATGATGACAGCAAACTAACGTTCGTTATAGGTGAAAGGTGGGGATTACATGTCGCTTCGATTTGTGATTGGACGAGCTGGAAGTGGAAAAAGTGCATTTTGTTTACGTGAAGTGCAAGAAGAACTTAAACAGTGTCCAAGAGGTGAAACAATTTTATATCTTGTGCCAGAGCAGATGACGTTCCAAACGCAGCAGGCGTTAATCGGTAATGGGGACGTAAGTAGCTCGATTCGGGCGCAAGTTTTTAGTTTTTCACGTTTAGCGTGGAAGGTTCTGCAAGAGGTTGGTGGTGCAAGTCGTCTTCATATTGATGAGGCGGGTGTGCACATGTTGCTTCGCAAAATTGTTGAGGCACGTAAAGAAGGATTATATGTGTTTCAAAAAGCCGCGGAACAAAATGGCTTTTTTGAGCACCTTGGCAGCATGATTGCTGAATTTAAACGTTATAACTTAACACCATCTAATGTATATGAAATGTGGCAGCAGTTAGATACTCATAGCAATGGCAATGAGCAAAAAATATTAGCGAATAAAATGTACGATCTTCAGATTTTGTACGATGATTTTGAACGAGCTTTAATAGGTAAATATTTAGATTCTGAAGATTATTTACAGTTGCTTGTGGAGAAACTTCCGCATTCTGATTATGTAAATGGTGCTGAGATTTATATAGATGGATTTCATTCGTTTTCACCGCAAGAATTAGAGATTATTAGGCAGCTTCTTAGATGCGGGGCAAGAATAACGATTACATTAACATTGGATGAAAAAACATTGTCTGGGCCGGTGAGCGAACTTGATTTGTTTTATCAAACAATTCTTACGTATGAAAAGATAAAACAGCTGGCACACGAGGAGAAAATTACGATTGAAAATACGATTCCGATGCGAGAGCAACCGCGGTTTCGTTCAGCTGCATTGGCGCATTTAGAAGCACAATATGAATCTCGTCCAAATGCAAAATTTCAAGGTGAACCTAATATTACACTGTATACAGCGGCTAACTTACGAGCAGAAGTCGAAGGGGTTGCCCGTGAAGTGCGAAGACTTGTTGCAGAGGAGGAGTATCGCTACCGCGATATTGCTGTTCTTCTTCGTAACGGAGAAAGCTACTATGATGTGATGAAAACCCTTTTTACCGATTATAATATTCCACACTTTATTGATGAAAAGCGTCCGATGTCCCATCATCCGCTCATTGAATGCATTCGTTCTGCGCTGGAAACCATTAGTGGAAATTGGCGCTATGATGCAGTATTTCGCTGTGTGAAAACGGAGTTGTTATATCCGTTAGATGTAAGAAAAGAAATAATGCGTGAAGAGATGGATGAATTTGAAA
This region includes:
- the lepB gene encoding signal peptidase I, whose product is MKRTLKKESLEWMRTIFIGVLLAVFFRAFFFSTYVVEGKSMMPTLQDGNMLVVNKVSYQVGELNRFDVVVFHANKKEDYVKRIIGLPGDHVAYKNDKLYINGQFIEEPYLETYKKQVEGRRLTGDFTLEELTREKVVPKGYIFVIGDNRLGSWDSRHFGFVKADTVVGKVDLRYWPINEVQTNFSKG
- a CDS encoding TVP38/TMEM64 family protein, with amino-acid sequence MDFQTIKEYFSEENMDQIVESYRAFGPLLGIGLPMVEALIPALPLILFVMANAVAFGLWLGFLYSWIGSVVGALIVFSVIRRFGRSRFFSFVNKHPKVRSAMGWIERKGFAPIFVLFCFPFTPSALINVVAGLSRISRRQFVLALALGKLVMIFVLSYIGYDLTSFFHKPVKTIIVIGVIFILWYVGKKIEVKLELH